In Ovis canadensis isolate MfBH-ARS-UI-01 breed Bighorn chromosome 3, ARS-UI_OviCan_v2, whole genome shotgun sequence, one DNA window encodes the following:
- the KICS2 gene encoding KICSTOR subunit 2, with the protein MGESIPLAAPVPVEQAVLETFFSHLGIFSYDKAKDNVEKEREANKSAGGSWLSLLAALAHLAAAEKVYHSLTYLGQKLGSQSFFSRKDSIRTIYTSLHNELKKVVTGRGAFGGTAPHVEELLSHLSEQLCFFVQARTEIADFYEKMYTLSTQKFINAEELVGLLDTILKKYSSRFHHPILSPLESSFQLEVDVLSHLLKAQAQVSEWKFLPSLVNLHSAHTKLQTWGQIFEKQRETKKHLFGGQSQKAVQPPHLFLWLMKLKNMLLAKFSFYFHEALSRQTTASEMKALTAKASPDLFGKISSFIRKYDAANVSLIFDNRGSESFQGHGYHHPHSYREAPKGVDQYPAVVSLPSDRPVMHWPNVIMIMTDRTSDLNSLEKVVHFYDDKVQSTYFLTRPEPHFTIVVIFESKKSERDSHFISFLSEISLALKNPKVFASLKPGSKG; encoded by the exons ATGGGGGAGTCTATCCCGCTGGCCGCCCCGGTCCCGGTGGAACAGGCGGTGCTGGAGACGTTCTTCTCTCATCTGGGTATCTTCTCTTACGACAAGGCCAAGGACAATGTGGAGAAGGAACGAGAGGCCAACAAGAGCGCGGGGGGCAGCTGGCTGTCGCTGCTGGCGGCATTGGCCCACCTGGCTGCGGCCGAGAAGGTCTATCACAGCCTCACCTACTTGGGGCAGAAACTAG GGAGCCAGTCTTTCTTCAGCAGGAAGGATTCCATTCGCACCATCTATACTTCCCTGCACAACGAGCTGAAGAAGGTGGTGACTGGCCGTGGTGCCTTCGGGGGGACCGCTCCACACGTGGAAGAGCTCCTTTCCCACCTGTCAGAGCAGCTCTGCTTCTTTGTTCAGGCTCGCACGGAGATCGCAGACTTCTATGAGAAGATGTACACTCTCAGCACACAGAAGTTCATCAATGCTGAAGAGCTTGTTGGCCTTTTGGACACCATCCTCAAGAAATACAGCTCCAG ATTTCACCACCCCATCCTCAGTCCTCTGGAAAGCAGTTTCCAGCTGGAGGTCGACGTCCTGAGTCACCTCCTGAAGGCCCAGGCTCAGGTCTCCGAGTGGAAGTTCCTCCCGTCCCTGGTGAACTTGCACAGCGCTCACACCAAGCTGCAGACTTGGGGCCAGATCTTTGAAAAGCAACGGGAGACCAAGAAACATCTGTTTGGAGGGCAGTCTCAGAAGGCCGTTCAGCCCCCACACCTTTTCCTTTGGCTGATGAAACTCAAAAACATGCTTCTTGCCAAATTTAGCTTCTACTTTCACGAGGCGCTGAGCCGACAAACGACTGCTTCAGAAATGAAAGCGCTGACTGCAAAAGCCAGCCCTGACCTCTTTGGAAAGATTTCCAGCTTCATCAGGAAATACGACGCTGCCAACGTGTCCTTAATCTTCGACAACCGAGGTTCTGAGAGCTTTCAGGGTCACGGCTATCACCACCCCCATTCCTACAGAGAGGCTCCCAAAGGAGTGGATCAATATCCTGCTGTGGTGTCTTTGCCCAGCGACCGGCCTGTCATGCACTGGCCCAATGTCATCATGATCATGACAGACCGCACGTCCGACCTGAACAGCTTGGAGAAAGTGGTCCACTTCTATGATGACAAAGTTCAGAGCACCTACTTCCTCACCCGCCCAGAACCTCACTTTACCATTGTTGTCATTTTTGAGTCAAAGAAATCGGAGAGAGACTCccactttatttctttccttagtGAGATCTCACTTGCCCTTAAGAACCCCAAGGTTTTTGCAAGTCTAAAACCTGGATCCAAAGGTTAG